GTGCTGACGCGCAGCGTCGTGCATCGCCGCCATGATCACACGGCCGACACCGCGCCCGCGCCGCGTGTTGCCGACGAACACCTTCTGCACCTCGGCGCGGTGTAGTCCGTTAGGCACCGTCGGCAAACGCAGTTGGCCGGAACCGATGATGCGCCGCTCGGCGAACGCCGCGAGCAGCACGCGAGATCCGGCATAGAGCTCCGGTCTCAGCGAGAGCCAGTATTCGCGAGCCTCCACCGGCGTGATCGGCGGCAGAAAGCCGAGCGGCGAGCCGTCGTTCACCGTTTCCCGGAGAAGGGTTACCAGCCCCGGCAGAAGCAGCTCGATCTCGGACGGCCAGATTCGGCGGACGCACCAGTCCAACAGGCTGTCGTTACGCAGTATCATGGAAGTGCACCTCCAGAACGCACTCAACATGACACGCGATTCTGGCGGAAAACGGGTCAGTGCGCGCGCGCCTCGAGCCGTGCACGACGCGATCGCCCGAGCTCGCGCAGCACGGCAACGGCAATCGAGTCAGAGAGTCGGTCCATGCGACGCGCGACATCGCGCCGCTCGATCTCGGCGATCGTCCGACCGCTCTTCGTGTCGATGAGCTTGACGCTCGCCCGCACGGAGTCGCCGGCCGCGAGCAGTCCACCGAACAGCACGAGACGCGCACCGGTTCCTTCGCCCAGCGTGCGGGCCGATTGCGCATCGGCGCGTCCCGACCAGCGGCGAATGATCACCGATGCAGGTACGGCGCGCAGCGCACCCGCGCCATCCAGGCTGCGTGACAGCACGTCGACGAGTCCTTCGCGCCAGAGGCCGAGCGACGGCGACGCGACGTCGAAGGGAGCGACGGCGAGGAGGTCGACATCCGATGCCGCGGCGCCGCGTGACGTCCACAACGCAACGAACGAGGCGATCATTGCAATCGAGGTCGCAATGGCGTACGTCGCGCGCCGCAATCGACGGAGTCGGCGGCGACGCCCAGCTCCGGCGAGCGCGACCGCCAGCTCGGCCGCCGTGGCGAAGCGTTCCTCGCGTAACGGCGCCATCGCTCGCAGCACGACGTCGGCGATCTCCTGTGACACGTACCGCGTCAGCGCAGACTCGTTAGGCATCGTACGCTCTGCCCGTGTCGGTGACTCCGCCCGATCGCGCTGGGGCGCGAAGGGCTGCTCTCCGGTGATCATCTCGTAAAGCACGCAGCCGAGCGAGTAGATGTCGCTCCGTCCGTCGACGTCGGAGAGCCCGAGCGCCTGCTCGGGACTCATATACGGTGGCGTGCCGAAGATCGGCGCGCTCGTTCGCGCCTCGTCGCCAGCAGTGCTGATCGCTCGCGCTATCCCGAAGTCAGCAAGAACGGCGTGGCCCTCCTGCAGGAGAATATTCTCGGGCTTGATGTCGAGATGAATCACGCCGCGCCGGTGCGCATAGTCGAGCGCGAGCGCGATCTCGCGACCGAGACGCACGACTTCGTTCGACGGAAGGCGCGGCTCGCGACGCAACCGATCGCGGAGCGATTCGTCACCGGCGAACGGCGATACGAAGTACAACAGCGTCGGCGTTTCGCTACCGCCAGCGTGTTCCTCGCCCGAGTCGTGTAACGGCAGGATATGCGGATGTGAAAGACTCGCCGCGATTTCGATTTCACGCGCGAAACGCTCGCGGCCGATCACGCGCGCAACGTCGTTGTGCAGCGCTTTGACCGCGACCTGCCGGCCGTGCTTTGGATCCGTCGCGAGGTAGACCGTCGCCATGCCACCGCGGCCAATCTCCCGCACGATCCGATAGCGATTGCCGAGCAAGCTCGGCATCTGGGTATCGTCTTCGGTGAGGAGCGGCGCATACGTGATCGCCGCCGGCGTCGAGAGAATCGTTGTCCCCATCTCGCACGACGCGATCAGCGAGCGCAGATCCGCGCGCAACGCCGGATCCCCGCGACATGCGTCGTCGAGGAACGCCGGGCGCAGGCCAGGCTCGAGCTCGAGCGCAGCGTCGAGCAGCGGCTCCAGCACGTGCCAGCGTTCGCGAGACAACGAGCCTAACGGGATCATTACTCGGTCGGCGCCGTGAGCTGAGCCGTCTCGCGCGCGAAGTCCGCGCCGAGTGCCTCGTATAACAGACCACGCGCCTTGATCCAATCGCGACGAACGGTGCGGACGCCGACGTGCAGGGCTTCGGCGGTTTCCTGCTCCGTCATGCCGCCGAAGAAACGGCATTCGACCACGCGCGCTAGCCGCTCGTTCAATCGCGCGAGCTGATCGAGCGCTTCGTGCAGCTCGAGGAGCGACTCGGCTTGCGTGTCCACGGCAGTCAGGTTCTCGTCGAGAGTGACGTGTCGCTGCGGCCCGCCGCGCTTCTCCGCTGCGCGTCGCCGCGCGCGATCGACGAGAATGTGGCGCATCGCCACCGACGCGACGCCGAGGAAGTGCGCGCGATTCCGCCAGTCGGTGCGGTCGGCGCGCGAAAATTTGAGATACAGCTCATGAACGAGCGCGGTCGTCGACAACGAATCGCTCGGGCGCATTGCGAGCTCACGCCGCGCGGAGCGGCGCAGCTCGTGATACACGAGCGGAAGCAGTTGATTGAACGCGTCACGCCGCCCCTCGCGCAGCTCCGCGAGGAGCCCGGTGATACCCGCCGACTCCGTCGTCGGCGCGGCGTCATGATGAAGTGTGGCAAGCTCGGAGTTAGACATTGCTGACGTTTCTGACCGTCGAGATGAAGAGGATGCAATGCCAAATCAAATCGCAGTCAAAAACGTTCCGCAATTTGATACGTGATTCTTTTCGCAAGGCGGACATCGCGACTCTGCTGCTGACATCTCGCGGGATGACATCATCGTGTGACCGGCGGTACACACGTCGCTGCGTCGCTACTATTCCTTCTGCTTCGGCTTCTTCACCGGCAGGAGTTCAAGCTGGGATCGCGATCAAGGGCGCGCTGTCGGACGAAACGATCCTGCCGCGTAGGACGTAAGGGCGCACGTCCTCATCCGGATCTCGCCAATGAGCCTCAAGCAAGGCGTCACGCACACCACGCGTTCTCTCCTCCGCACCCCGCTCTTCAGCGGCGCCGTGATACTCACCCTGACTATTGGGATCGCCGCCGCGGCCGCGATCTTTGCCGTCGTCAACGCGGTGCTGTTGCGTCCTCTCCCGTACGAGAGTCCCGACCGCCTCGTTGGCATCTGGAACGACATGGCGCCGATCTCACTCAAGCACGCGCTCCAGACGGCGGGGACGTATCGGACGATCAAGCTGTTTGCACGGACGATCGAGGGCATCGCGGCCTACCAGGATGGCTCGTTGAGCGTCGCGGATCCGGATGGACGCGCCGAACCGGCGCGCATGAATGTCGCCTGGATGACCGCAGGCGCGATCCCGTTGCTTGGCGTCAGGACAATCGTCGGCCGGCCCTTCAACGAAGCCGAGGACACACCCAAGGCACCCGGCGTCGCAGTGATTAGCGAACGCTTATGGCACGGGCGGTTCGCGGGTGAGTCGAATCCCGTGGGGAAGAAGCTCGTCGTTGGCGGCAATCTGACCGAGATCATCGGCGTCATGCCGGAGCGCTTCCGATTTCCGAACGCCGGCGTCGACATCTGGCTCCCACTTCGGCTCGATCCCAACGATCAATTCGCTGGCGGCTTCAATTACACCGCCTTTGCGCGTCTCAAGCCCGGCGTCGCGCTCGACGCCGTGCAGCGCGATATCGCGACTGTGTTGCCCCGCGTCGTGGACGTGACGCCGACTATCGCACCGGGCGTCACGATGCAAATGGTACTCGACCAGGCGAAGCCAGTGCCGCGCGTCGTGCCGATGCGCGACGACGTGATCGGCGACTCCGCGCGCACGTTGTGGATGGTCGCCGCCACGGCGTTGCTCGTGCTGCTCGTGACCTGCGCGAACGTGGCGAATCTGCTGCTCGTCCGTGCCGACGCGAGACATCGCGAACTTTCGGTGCGCGCGGCGCTCGGCGCCGGTCGCACGCGCGTGCTCTCGCATTTCCTCACCGAAGCAGGCCTTCTTGCCGGCGCGTCGGCGCTGCTCGGACTCGGCGCGGCGGTCGTCGCGACGCGGCTCCTGGTGCGCGCCGGTCCAACGGACATTCCTCGACTCGCGGAAGTCAGCGTGGATGGGAGCGTCGTTTTGTTCACGATAGTCGTCGCGACGCTCGTCGGACTTGCATGCAGCGCCTTCCCAGCGATTCGATTCCTGCGTGGCGATCCGCTGTCCGGACTGCGCGAGGGTGGGCGCGGCGGCACCGCTGGCGGAAAACGCCAGCGCACGCGCAGCGCGCTTGTTGTCGCACAGGTCGCGTTCGCGCTCGTCGTGCTCGCGGCATCCGGTCTTCTGCTTCGAAGCTTCCAGCGGCTGCACGCGGTTCGTCCGGGCTTCGACGCCGACGGCGTCGCGACGCTCTGGATCGCGGTGCCATCGCTGCGATATCCGGACGACTCGAGCGTCGTGCGCTTCTACGGCGAGCTCACCGATCGCATCGCCCAACTTCCAGGCGTGCGGGGCGTGGGCGTCACGTCGCATCTTCCGCTCTCCGGAAATGGGATGAATCAGAATCCGTTTTACGTCGAGGGGGACGCAACCAACGCGACGAAGATTCCGCCCCTCGAGATATTCGCGACGACTGACGGCGGCTATTTCCGCGCAATGGGAATTCCACTTGTCGCCGGGCGCATGTTCGACCGCGCCGAGCGCCAGCGACCGGAGGAAGCAATCATCAGCCGCGAGACGGCAAAGATCTTTTTCCACGACTCGACGGGCCGCGCCGCACTCAACCGGCGCTTCCAGGCCTTGCCTAACGGGCCATGGCACACCATTGTCGGTGTCGTCGGCAGCGTTCGCGACACGTCCCTCGCGGGCTCGCTCGTGCGGGCGGTGTATTTCCCCGAGGTACACACGGCTGACTTGACGATGGGAGGGCTGCAGCGGACGATGGCGGTTGTGGCGCGCACGAGCGGCGATGTGGCGACGATGACGCGCGCAATGCAGCACATCATCCGCGATTTGGATCCGACTCTGCCGACCTTCGGCGTGCGGTCGATGCGGGCGACGGTCGAGTCGTCGATGGCGCTCCTGTCATTCACGATGATCGTGCTCGGTGTGGCAGCGGCGGTGACGCTCGTGCTCGGCATGATCGGTTTGTATGGCGTGATCGCGTACGTGGTTGCGTTGCGGACGCGCGAACTGGGCGTCCGAATCGCGTTAGGCGCACAGCCTCATGCGGTCGCACGGATGGTGACGACGCAAGGACTCGCGCTGTGCAGCGCGGGGATCGCGGTGGGTCTCGTATTGGTGGTCGTCGGCGGCCGCTTCGTGCGCAATCTGTTGTTCGAGGTCGCGCCGACCGATCCGCTCACGTTAGGCGCGACCATCCTGCTCCTCGGCGCATTCGCGATGCTGGCGAGCTGGATTCCGGCGCGCCGGGCTGCGCGCGTGAATCCGGCGGAAGCGCTGCGAACGGATTGACGACCTAGCGACTTCTATCGAGGGCGCGCGCGACAAGCACACCGAGGCGCGGCGGCTGTCGGACTGCTGGCATCGCGTCGCGCATCGCCCTACAATAGAGGCCGTGTCTACCCCCACTTCCTCCGCCTCGATGCCGGGGGCGATGGACTGGCGCGCCCAGCTCCAGAGAGCCCTCGGCTCCGCCTACACCCTCGAGCGCGAGCTCGGTGGCGGCGGCATGTCCCGCGTCTTCCTCGCCACCGAGACGGCACTCGGCCGCAAGGTGGTGATCAAGGTTCTCCCCGCCGATCTCAGCGCCGGCGTCAACGTCGACCGCTTCGATCGCGAAGTGCACCTCGCCGCCAGTCTGCAGCAGGCGCAGATCGTGCCCGTGCTCACCGCGGGACTGGTCGACGGCGTGCCGTTCTACACGATGCCCTTTGTCGAAGGCGAATCGTTGCGCGCTCGGCTCGCGCGCGACGGCGCGCTGCCGATTCCGCAAATCATCAACATCCTGCGTGACGTCACGCGAGCGCTCGCCTATGCGCACGACCACGGCGTCGTGCATCGCGACATCAAGCCGGACAACGTGCTTCTCTCCGGCGGCACCGCCGTCGTGACGGACTTCGGCATCGCGAAAGCAATCAGCGCTGCGCGTGCCTCGACGAACGAGACCTCGCTGACGCAGCTCGGCACATCGGTAGGTACGCCGGCGTACATCTCTCCGGAACAAGCCGCCGGCGACCCAAACGTCGACCATCGCGCCGACCTGTACTCGCTCGGCTGCATGGCGTACGAGCTGCTCGCGGGACAACCGCCATTTGCCGGACGCACCCCACAGCGCACACTCGCGGCGCATCTCACGGAGATGCCCGTCGACGTTGCGTCGCTTCGCCCCGATGTGCCGCCGGTACTCGCGAGCGTCGTCATGCAGTGTCTCGAGAAAGACCCGGCCGCACGGCCGCAGTCGGCGGCAGAGATCGGATCGACGCTCGACAGCGTGACCACAGGCAGCACGGCGTCGATGCCCTCGCTGCTGCTCTCCGGACGGGGTGGCATTCGCCGCGCATTGCTCGTTTACGTCGCGGCGTTCGCCATCGTCGCACTCGTCGCGAAAGCCGCGATGATCGCGTTAGGCGTACCCGATTGGGTGTTCAGCGGCGCTGTCATCCTCATGGCTGCGGGACTGCCCGTGTTGCTCGCCATAGCGTACGCCCATCACACGACACGGAGAGTCGCGTCGCGAACGCCTGCGCTGACGCCGGGAGGTACGCCCCCCGCACACGGTACGGTGACCAACCTCGCGCTCAGAGTGAGCCCACATCTGACGTGGCGTCGAGTTTTCCACGGTGGCGCGGTCGCGGTCGGAGCATTCGCTGCCGCCGTTATCGCGGTCATGGTGCTCCGGCTCTTTGGGATCGGACCGGCGGCTTCTCTACTCGCCGCAGGGACCCTTCACGGACGCGAGCGACTCCTCGTCGCCGATTTCGCCGCGCGCAACGACACCTCGCTCTCGCACCTCGTCACCGAAGCAGTGCGCACCAATCTGAGCGAGTCGCCGGTTGTCTCGATCATGCCGCCATCGGCGATCGGTGCTGCGCTCGTGCGCATGCAACGGCCGTCGATCACGACCGTCGATGTCGCCCTCGCGCGCGAGATCGCGCAACGCGAGGGCGTACGCGCCATTGTCACCGGTGGACTAACGCCGCTCGCCGGCGGTTATGTCGTCTCGATCCGACTCGTCGCCGCGGATTCGGGGAATGAGCTCGCGGCCTTTCGGAAAACCGTCGACTCGCCGAGCCAACTCCTCGACGCGATCGATGAGCTGACGCGAAAGCTGCGCGGGCGCATCGGCGAGTCGCTCAAGTCCGTCCGCGAAGCGCCCGCGCTCGACCAGGTGACGACGAGCTCTCTGCCCGCGTTGCGGAAGTACGCGGAAGCAAACCGTGCCTTCGACCTCGGGAGCGACTACGCGAAGACGGCGACACTGTTGCGCGAGGCGGTGTCGATCGACTCGACATTCGCGATGGCGTATCGGAAGCTCGGCGTCGCGCTGTCGAACAACGGTATGCCGCGGCCGCAGGTCGATAGCGCGCTCACTCGCGCGCTGCAGTACAGCAAGCGCCTGCCGGAGAAGGAGCGCTATCTCGCCATCGGGACGTACTACGATATTGGCCCGGGCAGCGACCGTCGGAAGGCGAGCGAGGCGTTTCAGCAAGTGCTCAACATCGATTCGACCGACGCTGCCGCT
This portion of the Gemmatimonadaceae bacterium genome encodes:
- a CDS encoding ECF-type sigma factor, giving the protein MSNSELATLHHDAAPTTESAGITGLLAELREGRRDAFNQLLPLVYHELRRSARRELAMRPSDSLSTTALVHELYLKFSRADRTDWRNRAHFLGVASVAMRHILVDRARRRAAEKRGGPQRHVTLDENLTAVDTQAESLLELHEALDQLARLNERLARVVECRFFGGMTEQETAEALHVGVRTVRRDWIKARGLLYEALGADFARETAQLTAPTE
- a CDS encoding protein kinase, with the protein product MSTPTSSASMPGAMDWRAQLQRALGSAYTLERELGGGGMSRVFLATETALGRKVVIKVLPADLSAGVNVDRFDREVHLAASLQQAQIVPVLTAGLVDGVPFYTMPFVEGESLRARLARDGALPIPQIINILRDVTRALAYAHDHGVVHRDIKPDNVLLSGGTAVVTDFGIAKAISAARASTNETSLTQLGTSVGTPAYISPEQAAGDPNVDHRADLYSLGCMAYELLAGQPPFAGRTPQRTLAAHLTEMPVDVASLRPDVPPVLASVVMQCLEKDPAARPQSAAEIGSTLDSVTTGSTASMPSLLLSGRGGIRRALLVYVAAFAIVALVAKAAMIALGVPDWVFSGAVILMAAGLPVLLAIAYAHHTTRRVASRTPALTPGGTPPAHGTVTNLALRVSPHLTWRRVFHGGAVAVGAFAAAVIAVMVLRLFGIGPAASLLAAGTLHGRERLLVADFAARNDTSLSHLVTEAVRTNLSESPVVSIMPPSAIGAALVRMQRPSITTVDVALAREIAQREGVRAIVTGGLTPLAGGYVVSIRLVAADSGNELAAFRKTVDSPSQLLDAIDELTRKLRGRIGESLKSVREAPALDQVTTSSLPALRKYAEANRAFDLGSDYAKTATLLREAVSIDSTFAMAYRKLGVALSNNGMPRPQVDSALTRALQYSKRLPEKERYLAIGTYYDIGPGSDRRKASEAFQQVLNIDSTDAAALNNLANDLRSLRQYARAESLYRVIATTPRAPQVSLSNYIGTLFVDGKISQAESVYDELRRRFPTVRAQMYPSFAYQRGQMDSAEGFWRDRRNDPNPLLKLTAIANLANFAVLRGRFREAGEFVKQVRELNAARGIPLRPLDDSIDAAAGAIWFFEQHEQGVRRLDAALARTPLRTLPVEQRPYLSAAIAYANAGRPDKARAVLAEAEADVHDSVYMRLAQPSIHLLLGEIALAEKRPRDAVREFWKSDSLPDGPAGDCAICVEMRIGRAFDLANLPDSAITHWERYLSTPYPGRLGIDGSYLAPVRKRLGELYEAKGDTQRAATNYLAFVDLWKNADPEVQPKVQEVRKRLARLKDVAGK
- a CDS encoding ABC transporter permease, with the translated sequence MSLKQGVTHTTRSLLRTPLFSGAVILTLTIGIAAAAAIFAVVNAVLLRPLPYESPDRLVGIWNDMAPISLKHALQTAGTYRTIKLFARTIEGIAAYQDGSLSVADPDGRAEPARMNVAWMTAGAIPLLGVRTIVGRPFNEAEDTPKAPGVAVISERLWHGRFAGESNPVGKKLVVGGNLTEIIGVMPERFRFPNAGVDIWLPLRLDPNDQFAGGFNYTAFARLKPGVALDAVQRDIATVLPRVVDVTPTIAPGVTMQMVLDQAKPVPRVVPMRDDVIGDSARTLWMVAATALLVLLVTCANVANLLLVRADARHRELSVRAALGAGRTRVLSHFLTEAGLLAGASALLGLGAAVVATRLLVRAGPTDIPRLAEVSVDGSVVLFTIVVATLVGLACSAFPAIRFLRGDPLSGLREGGRGGTAGGKRQRTRSALVVAQVAFALVVLAASGLLLRSFQRLHAVRPGFDADGVATLWIAVPSLRYPDDSSVVRFYGELTDRIAQLPGVRGVGVTSHLPLSGNGMNQNPFYVEGDATNATKIPPLEIFATTDGGYFRAMGIPLVAGRMFDRAERQRPEEAIISRETAKIFFHDSTGRAALNRRFQALPNGPWHTIVGVVGSVRDTSLAGSLVRAVYFPEVHTADLTMGGLQRTMAVVARTSGDVATMTRAMQHIIRDLDPTLPTFGVRSMRATVESSMALLSFTMIVLGVAAAVTLVLGMIGLYGVIAYVVALRTRELGVRIALGAQPHAVARMVTTQGLALCSAGIAVGLVLVVVGGRFVRNLLFEVAPTDPLTLGATILLLGAFAMLASWIPARRAARVNPAEALRTD
- a CDS encoding serine/threonine-protein kinase, which codes for MIPLGSLSRERWHVLEPLLDAALELEPGLRPAFLDDACRGDPALRADLRSLIASCEMGTTILSTPAAITYAPLLTEDDTQMPSLLGNRYRIVREIGRGGMATVYLATDPKHGRQVAVKALHNDVARVIGRERFAREIEIAASLSHPHILPLHDSGEEHAGGSETPTLLYFVSPFAGDESLRDRLRREPRLPSNEVVRLGREIALALDYAHRRGVIHLDIKPENILLQEGHAVLADFGIARAISTAGDEARTSAPIFGTPPYMSPEQALGLSDVDGRSDIYSLGCVLYEMITGEQPFAPQRDRAESPTRAERTMPNESALTRYVSQEIADVVLRAMAPLREERFATAAELAVALAGAGRRRRLRRLRRATYAIATSIAMIASFVALWTSRGAAASDVDLLAVAPFDVASPSLGLWREGLVDVLSRSLDGAGALRAVPASVIIRRWSGRADAQSARTLGEGTGARLVLFGGLLAAGDSVRASVKLIDTKSGRTIAEIERRDVARRMDRLSDSIAVAVLRELGRSRRARLEARAH
- a CDS encoding GNAT family N-acetyltransferase, with protein sequence MILRNDSLLDWCVRRIWPSEIELLLPGLVTLLRETVNDGSPLGFLPPITPVEAREYWLSLRPELYAGSRVLLAAFAERRIIGSGQLRLPTVPNGLHRAEVQKVFVGNTRRGRGVGRVIMAAMHDAARQHGRSLLLLNTRRGGPAEDFYKHLGYREVGVVPGYTLGSSGERHDSMALYRQL